One Brachyspira pilosicoli P43/6/78 genomic window carries:
- a CDS encoding ankyrin repeat domain-containing protein: MIKKIFILFIIIIFSNLHAYDNYVNKIFNAIEDNDINYIKYVLENDIQSLKSRLPKDYENNLEGATPLLYAIYNDKKDIIKLFIDNIDTSYLKDKDDKNYNSIMYAAAFSDIDTLKLISEKSPSLVNSETEFRVNILHIASSHNNYEVIEYICTNFNIDINSRDIDGWTALYHAANSQSIESYRLLIKLGANSQITDNNGMYPSTRLRELVMMKYNELSDIDRELFEAIRDNDIKKLKKSIENGANINAEDGYGLSALHFAIRNKNIKAVDVLLDCDNINLEATLPNGYYTALDNFSREAVYIGGATPLLYAIFKSNGDSRIVNRLIKKNANINTYDEEGWNSFLYAAAFGNVRIMNSLVDKNENLINSKTKKNVTALHMAVVYDNIKVISYLVKRLHVDINAKDNDGWTALYYAAANNKAEAYNLLIELGADREIANNEGLKPDDIFFNN; this comes from the coding sequence ATGATTAAAAAAATATTTATTTTATTTATTATTATAATATTTTCTAATTTGCATGCTTATGATAATTATGTAAATAAAATATTTAATGCCATTGAAGATAATGATATTAACTATATAAAATATGTATTAGAAAATGATATACAAAGCTTAAAATCAAGGCTTCCTAAAGATTATGAAAACAATTTAGAGGGGGCTACTCCTTTACTTTATGCTATTTATAATGATAAAAAAGATATTATTAAATTATTTATAGATAATATAGATACTTCATATTTAAAAGATAAAGATGATAAAAACTATAATAGTATTATGTATGCTGCTGCTTTTTCTGATATTGATACTTTAAAATTGATATCAGAAAAATCTCCAAGTTTAGTTAATAGTGAAACAGAGTTTAGAGTTAATATACTTCATATAGCAAGCAGTCATAATAATTATGAGGTTATAGAATATATATGCACTAATTTTAATATTGATATTAATTCTCGAGACATTGACGGTTGGACTGCTCTTTATCATGCTGCTAATTCTCAAAGCATTGAATCATACAGGCTTCTTATAAAATTGGGGGCAAATAGTCAGATTACAGACAATAATGGTATGTATCCTTCTACTAGGCTTAGAGAGCTTGTGATGATGAAGTATAATGAATTAAGTGATATTGATAGGGAATTATTTGAGGCTATAAGAGATAATGATATAAAAAAGTTGAAAAAGAGTATAGAAAATGGTGCTAATATTAATGCTGAAGATGGTTATGGACTTAGTGCTTTACATTTTGCTATAAGAAATAAAAATATAAAAGCGGTTGATGTTTTACTTGACTGCGATAATATTAATTTAGAAGCAACTCTTCCAAACGGATATTATACGGCATTAGATAATTTTAGCAGAGAGGCTGTTTATATAGGCGGTGCTACTCCTTTACTTTATGCAATATTTAAAAGCAATGGAGACAGTAGGATAGTAAATAGGCTTATTAAAAAAAATGCTAATATTAACACTTATGATGAAGAGGGGTGGAATAGTTTTTTGTATGCGGCTGCTTTTGGCAATGTTCGTATAATGAATAGTTTAGTAGATAAAAATGAGAATTTAATTAATAGCAAAACTAAAAAAAATGTTACTGCTTTACATATGGCTGTTGTTTATGATAATATAAAAGTAATTAGTTATTTAGTAAAAAGGCTTCATGTTGATATTAATGCTAAGGATAATGATGGTTGGACTGCTCTTTATTATGCTGCTGCTAATAACAAGGCTGAGGCTTACAATTTACTTATAGAGCTTGGTGCTGACAGAGAGATTGCTAATAATGAAGGCTTAAAGCCTGATGATATATTCTTTAATAATTAG
- a CDS encoding LPS-assembly protein LptD: protein MRVLILLLSLIIFNAYLYAQDNNQDNNNIRTNENVLMQINQFDAKRNPVSFINIVNFTPYYVLTEYARNYGIEIYPYDDEASLRARIIKRQVNVDVIKITGEDNIKNVARASINTGGGQIEFKSADYVERYKIEEAGEELIALYGNVQLKVYNNIMSADRVVYSLKTGEIFASGNLKVESGDSVLNGEWFMLNKDDKKGILYNGNTKFQSFTLQGNIIKFNDPDFFANDSSVSFSRLTPVAHDFLASRVYLWDTKKILIFNSIYRVGRQPVFYFPLFIQNNVGTGIISTFGQSLREGVYMQNSKTFDLYGVSHRIRFDAYQKLGFLIGDEIRYTSQYHNLSLDAMFALGRQYYLLDSYISSSIGFGTRYVNYFTGGKPGKFIPRYKFQYDHTIQLYSGENINAYLTGKLNLNSDLYFKSDFYNQRGALDILSLFTAITGNLSDIGDSYPESYIENSIYVNSSIYGVNLRAGAEWNLTAVRNLSVNYNTNFDYYMPKPSRLVLPSLSASYSSIFGDETSYYFPNFNINYNISMNYSHTIDYKTSEGIAFYNNPKLNEQLNEKLAERNNLQLNGGLSRSFTNLFMRFTPNVNIDYAYQKSIDPKSEDLIYDRDNTYLGLASSMNLSVFLPNSILPYKLDNYFSPSVSWDTSYNIGYRFKQKDSSYTNENQNGDFSSHSINTSLNVGGTGYSIFFIPNLNWDIRGTVRTGYDLIPTYNAQTKNYELIHNTNRFLTTEVGGSTRLYYDSSYISYDLSKNLLGTNFTQNAINTLIHIPIPIDNLTDWILVRNNKKKFFDGYKNDFRFFFDITYKHDFINYKYNSAAFSLGFELKILEQFTFSFSTTSRNDRAYRYIKSYAERENETWVNPFWDIVDSFNFRDSQKRIDSLFKLSSINTSIWHELDGWQLRATFSISPSALPSDIASGSVKGSYWNKEFWIEFTLTDFPGAGLPRREYDLNSTITDLRDNRTTTTF from the coding sequence ATGCGAGTCTTGATATTACTATTATCTTTAATAATATTTAATGCATACTTATATGCACAAGATAATAATCAAGATAATAATAATATTAGAACAAATGAAAACGTATTAATGCAAATAAATCAATTTGATGCTAAAAGAAATCCTGTTTCTTTTATCAATATAGTTAATTTTACTCCATATTATGTATTAACAGAATATGCAAGAAATTATGGCATAGAAATTTATCCTTATGATGATGAGGCTAGTTTAAGAGCTAGAATTATCAAAAGGCAAGTCAATGTAGATGTTATAAAAATTACAGGCGAAGATAATATAAAAAATGTAGCACGTGCTAGCATCAATACAGGCGGCGGACAGATAGAGTTTAAAAGTGCTGATTATGTTGAAAGATATAAGATAGAAGAAGCTGGGGAAGAATTAATAGCACTATACGGAAATGTACAGCTTAAAGTATACAACAATATTATGAGTGCAGATAGGGTTGTATATAGTTTGAAAACGGGTGAAATATTTGCTTCTGGTAATTTGAAAGTTGAATCTGGAGATAGCGTTTTAAATGGCGAATGGTTCATGCTCAATAAAGATGATAAGAAGGGTATTTTATATAATGGTAACACAAAATTCCAAAGTTTTACTCTTCAAGGAAATATAATAAAATTTAATGACCCGGATTTTTTTGCCAATGACAGCAGTGTAAGTTTTTCTAGGCTCACCCCAGTAGCACATGACTTTTTAGCATCAAGAGTTTATTTATGGGATACAAAAAAGATATTAATATTTAACAGTATATATAGGGTTGGAAGACAGCCTGTATTCTATTTCCCTTTATTTATTCAAAACAATGTTGGTACTGGTATTATAAGCACTTTCGGTCAAAGTTTGAGGGAAGGTGTTTATATGCAAAACAGTAAGACTTTTGATTTATATGGTGTTAGCCATAGAATAAGGTTTGATGCATATCAAAAGCTAGGTTTTCTTATTGGAGATGAAATTAGATATACCAGCCAGTATCATAATTTGTCTTTAGATGCTATGTTTGCTTTGGGAAGACAATATTATTTGCTTGATTCTTATATATCTTCTAGTATTGGTTTTGGTACTAGATATGTAAACTATTTTACAGGCGGCAAGCCTGGTAAATTTATACCTAGATACAAGTTTCAGTATGACCATACAATACAATTATATAGCGGAGAAAATATTAATGCTTATCTTACTGGTAAATTAAATTTAAATAGTGATTTATATTTTAAGTCTGATTTTTATAACCAAAGAGGGGCTTTGGATATATTGTCATTATTTACTGCTATTACTGGAAATTTAAGTGATATAGGAGATTCATATCCAGAGAGTTATATAGAAAACTCTATATATGTTAATAGTAGTATATATGGTGTTAATTTAAGAGCTGGTGCAGAATGGAATCTTACTGCTGTGAGAAACTTATCTGTAAATTATAATACCAATTTTGACTATTATATGCCTAAACCAAGCAGATTAGTTTTACCATCTTTGTCTGCTAGTTATAGTTCTATTTTTGGCGATGAGACTTCTTATTATTTTCCTAATTTCAATATTAATTATAATATTAGCATGAATTATTCTCACACAATAGATTATAAAACTTCTGAAGGTATAGCATTCTATAATAACCCTAAACTTAATGAACAATTAAATGAGAAATTAGCTGAAAGAAATAATTTACAATTAAACGGTGGATTATCTAGAAGTTTTACCAATTTATTTATGAGATTTACTCCTAATGTTAATATTGATTATGCTTATCAAAAAAGTATTGATCCTAAATCTGAAGACTTAATTTATGATAGAGATAATACATATTTAGGTTTAGCAAGCAGTATGAATCTCTCTGTATTTTTGCCGAACTCAATACTTCCATACAAGCTTGATAATTATTTTTCGCCATCTGTAAGCTGGGATACATCATATAATATTGGATATAGATTTAAACAAAAAGACTCTTCATATACTAATGAAAATCAAAATGGTGATTTTAGCAGTCATAGTATTAACACGAGTTTGAATGTAGGCGGTACAGGTTACAGCATATTTTTTATACCTAATTTAAACTGGGATATTAGAGGAACTGTTAGAACAGGTTATGACCTCATACCAACATATAATGCCCAAACTAAAAATTATGAACTTATACATAACACTAATAGATTCTTAACAACTGAAGTAGGCGGTTCTACTAGGTTATATTATGATTCTTCATATATTTCTTATGATTTATCTAAAAACCTACTCGGTACAAACTTCACTCAAAATGCTATTAATACTCTTATTCACATACCTATTCCTATAGATAATCTTACAGATTGGATATTGGTAAGAAATAATAAAAAGAAATTCTTTGATGGTTATAAAAATGATTTTAGATTTTTCTTTGATATAACATATAAACATGATTTTATTAATTATAAATATAACTCTGCTGCTTTTTCACTTGGGTTTGAATTAAAAATATTAGAACAATTTACTTTTAGTTTTTCTACAACAAGCAGAAATGACAGAGCTTATAGATATATAAAGTCTTATGCTGAAAGAGAAAATGAGACTTGGGTTAATCCTTTCTGGGATATTGTTGATTCATTTAATTTTAGAGATTCTCAAAAAAGGATAGACAGTTTGTTTAAATTAAGTTCTATCAATACTAGTATATGGCATGAATTAGACGGCTGGCAATTAAGAGCTACTTTCTCTATATCGCCTTCTGCTCTTCCTTCAGATATTGCTAGCGGTTCTGTTAAAGGTTCTTATTGGAATAAAGAGTTCTGGATTGAATTCACTCTTACAGATTTTCCTGGTGCTGGTTTGCCTAGAAGAGAATATGACCTTAACTCTACTATTACAGATTTGAGAGATAATAGAACTACTACTACTTTTTAA
- the tyrS gene encoding tyrosine--tRNA ligase: MEEKQYTLEESIELITRGASEIIGLEEIKEKLKSGKKLTVKAGFDPTAPDIHLGHTVLLRKMRHFQLLGHKVIFLIGDFTGRIGDPSGKTKTRPRLSEEDVLRNAETYKQQVFKILDPEKTIVEFNSKWLGKMSFADVLGLTSRYTVAQMIERDDFSKRYKNGQPISIMEFLYPLAQGYDSVSLECDVELGGNDQKFNLLVGRTLMKEYGLSPQAVLTVPLLEGLDGVEKMSKSLGNYIGVYDSPKDMYGKAMSIPDGLILKYMELVTDIPMNDIRNYKKAMEEGDNPRNIKSILAKEIVKLYHTEDDANNAEEEFKRIFSSKGVPDEIEEIVVGKDDNILNILSVCMKNESKSNLKRLISQGSVTLDNEKITDINSNINKEGILKVGKRNFFKIKFS; this comes from the coding sequence ATGGAAGAGAAACAATACACTTTAGAAGAATCTATAGAATTAATTACAAGAGGAGCAAGCGAAATAATAGGCTTGGAAGAGATAAAAGAAAAACTAAAAAGCGGAAAAAAATTAACAGTAAAAGCAGGTTTTGACCCAACAGCTCCAGATATACACTTAGGACACACTGTACTTTTAAGGAAGATGAGACATTTTCAATTACTTGGACATAAAGTGATATTTCTTATAGGAGATTTTACAGGAAGAATAGGAGACCCATCTGGTAAAACAAAAACACGTCCTAGATTAAGTGAAGAAGATGTATTGAGAAATGCTGAAACTTATAAACAGCAAGTTTTTAAAATTTTGGACCCTGAAAAAACTATAGTTGAGTTTAACTCTAAATGGCTTGGTAAGATGAGTTTTGCTGATGTGCTTGGGCTTACTTCAAGATACACAGTAGCACAAATGATAGAGAGAGATGATTTTTCTAAAAGATATAAAAATGGTCAGCCTATAAGTATAATGGAGTTTTTATATCCATTAGCACAGGGTTATGATTCTGTTTCTTTAGAATGCGATGTTGAGCTTGGAGGTAATGACCAGAAGTTTAACTTACTTGTTGGAAGAACCCTAATGAAAGAATATGGTCTATCTCCTCAGGCAGTTTTAACAGTGCCTTTGCTTGAAGGTTTAGATGGTGTTGAGAAGATGAGTAAATCTTTAGGCAATTATATAGGTGTTTATGACAGTCCTAAAGATATGTATGGTAAAGCAATGAGTATACCTGATGGTTTAATTCTTAAATATATGGAATTAGTTACAGATATACCTATGAATGATATAAGAAATTATAAAAAGGCTATGGAAGAAGGCGATAACCCTAGAAACATTAAGTCTATTCTTGCTAAAGAAATAGTAAAATTATATCATACAGAAGATGATGCTAATAATGCTGAAGAGGAGTTTAAGAGAATATTTAGCTCTAAAGGTGTACCTGATGAAATAGAAGAGATTGTTGTTGGTAAAGATGATAATATTTTAAATATTTTATCTGTATGCATGAAAAATGAAAGTAAATCTAATTTGAAAAGATTGATTTCTCAAGGCAGTGTTACTTTAGATAATGAAAAGATTACGGATATAAACTCTAATATAAATAAAGAGGGTATACTAAAAGTAGGAAAACGTAATTTCTTTAAAATAAAATTTTCTTAA
- a CDS encoding rhodanese-like domain-containing protein — MENQVNSVNVETAVQLIKTNKDLQLLDIRGPYEVKATGFIEGSMLLDPSDRQIIETIENLDRDKEYLLYCASGGRSFAVSQYMLKKGFKHLNNLMNAGYMELSIALENSK; from the coding sequence ATGGAAAATCAAGTTAATAGCGTAAATGTAGAAACTGCAGTTCAATTAATAAAAACAAATAAAGACTTACAACTATTAGATATTAGAGGTCCATATGAGGTAAAAGCTACTGGATTTATAGAAGGAAGCATGCTTTTAGACCCTAGCGACCGCCAAATTATAGAGACAATTGAAAACTTAGACAGAGACAAAGAATATTTATTATATTGCGCAAGCGGAGGACGTTCTTTTGCTGTATCGCAATATATGCTAAAAAAAGGATTCAAGCATTTAAATAACCTTATGAATGCTGGATATATGGAACTATCTATTGCTTTAGAAAATAGTAAATAA
- a CDS encoding 50S ribosomal protein L31 produces the protein MKKNIHPEYYETDVNCACGANFKIHSVQKNFTR, from the coding sequence ATGAAAAAAAATATACATCCAGAATACTATGAAACTGATGTAAATTGTGCTTGCGGTGCTAATTTTAAAATACATTCAGTTCAAAAAAACTTTACACGTTGA
- the rpmE gene encoding 50S ribosomal protein L31 — MLILKYIQFKKTLHVDICHNCHPFFTGKQKILDTAGRVDKFKKRYGLKKIIFNQ; from the coding sequence GTGCTAATTTTAAAATACATTCAGTTCAAAAAAACTTTACACGTTGACATTTGTCATAATTGTCACCCTTTCTTTACTGGTAAACAAAAAATATTAGATACTGCTGGTAGAGTTGATAAATTCAAAAAACGTTATGGCTTAAAAAAAATAATATTTAATCAATAA